A single genomic interval of Juglans regia cultivar Chandler chromosome 1, Walnut 2.0, whole genome shotgun sequence harbors:
- the LOC108991959 gene encoding indole-3-acetic acid-amido synthetase GH3.6-like, translating to MPEAPKNIPEYDCCGGSVKIYDKNRKALQFIEEVTSNADEVQKQVLSEILSRSANVEYLQRYGLDGRTDRETFKKVVPVVTYEDLKPDIDRIANGDSSPILCSKPISEFLTSSGTSDGERKLMPTIEEELQRRSLLYSLLMPVMNQFVPGLDKGKGMYFLFIKSEAKTPGGLVARPVLTSYYKSSHFTDRPHDDPYTNYTSPNETILCPEPYQSMYSQLLCGLYQNTKVIRVGAVFASGFIRAIKFLEKHWHLLCNDIRTGTIDPIVTDPTVREAVMKFLEPNPKLADFVEAECGKDSWRGIIIRLWPNTKYIDVIVTGTMSQYIPTLDYYSNGLPLVCTMYASSECYFGLNLNPLSEPSEVSYTLIPTMCYYEFLPVNRKHGFTGSFSKPVSLEEKENQDLVDLVDVQLGQEYELVVTTYAGLYRYRVGDILRVAGFKNKAPQFNFVCRKNVVLSIDSDKTDEVELQNAVKNAANHLMSFDATLNEYTSYADTSTIPGHYVLYWEISLSGETSIPPSIFEDCCLTVEESLNSVYRQGRVQDKSIGPLEIKIVESGTFDKLMDYALSQGASINQYKAPRCVKYAPIIKLLNLRVVANYFSPKCPKWVPGHKQWCT from the exons ATGCCAGAAGCTCCTAAGAACATACCGGAGTATGATTGTTGCGGTGGTAGCGTTAAAATCTATGATAAGAATAGGAAGGCATTACAATTCATTGAAGAAGTTACGAGTAATGCCGATGAAGTTCAGAAGCAGGTTCTTTCTGAGATACTTTCTCGCAGCGCGAACGTTGAGTACTTGCAGCGTTATGGCCTAGACGGGCGTACAGACCGAGAGACTTTCAAGAAAGTCGTGCCGGTTGTCACGTATGAAGATTTAAAGCCAGATATTGACCGTATAGCCAATGGAGATAGTTCTCCAATTCTTTGTTCAAAACCCATATCTGAGTTCTTGACTAG CTCTGGAACATCTGATGGGGAGAGGAAGTTGATGCCGACAATTGAAGAGGAGCTGCAGAGAAGGTCGTTGCTTTACAGCCTTCTGATGCCTGTGATGAATCAATTTGTTCCAGGTTTGGATAAAGGCAAAGGAATGTACTTTTTGTTCATAAAATCAGAAGCCAAGACCCCAGGAGGACTTGTTGCACGTCCAGTCTTAACCAGTTACTACAAAAGCTCACATTTTACGGATCGACCACATGATGATCCTTACACCAACTATACTAGCCCAAACGAGACCATTCTTTGCCCAGAACCTTATCAAAGCATGTACTCTCAGTTGCTTTGTGGGCTCTACCAAAATACCAAAGTTATTCGTGTTGGGGCCGTATTTGCTTCCGGCTTCATTCGTGCCATCAAGTTCCTTGAAAAGCATTGGCATCTTTTGTGCAATGATATCAGAACTGGTACCATAGACCCCATAGTTACGGACCCAACAGTGAGAGAGGCAGTCATGAAATTTCTTGAACCAAACCCCAAGCTAGCTGATTTTGTAGAAGCCGAATGTGGGAAAGATTCATGGAGGGGAATCATAATTAGGTTGTGGCCTAACACCAAGTATATCGATGTTATTGTGACTGGAACGATGTCTCAGTACATTCCTACTTTGGATTATTATAGCAATGGTCTCCCTCTTGTTTGCACCATGTATGCTTCTTCCGAGTGTTACTTTGGCCTTAATTTGAATCCTCTGAGTGAGCCTAGTGAAGTCTCGTACACCCTCATTCCCACCATGTGCTATTATGAGTTCTTGCCAGTTAACAGGAAGCATGGATTCACAGGCTCCTTTTCTAAACCTGTCTCCCTTGAAGAGAAGGAAAACCAAGACTTGGTTGATCTGGTTGATGTTCAGCTAGGGCAAGAATATGAGCTTGTTGTAACCACTTATGCAG GTCTTTACCGTTACCGTGTTGGAGACATACTTCGAGTGGCCGGATTCAAAAACAAGGCTCCTCAATTCAACTTCGTATGCAGAAAGAATGTTGTTCTCAGCATTGACTCGGACAAAACCGACGAAGTTGAACTCCAAAATGCAGTGAAGAATGCTGCTAACCATCTTATGTCATTTGATGCAACACTGAATGAATATACAAGCTACGCAGATACTTCAACCATCCCGGGGCACTATGTCTTGTACTGGGAGATTAGCCTCAGCGGGGAAACCTCAATTCCTCCTTCAATTTTTGAGGATTGTTGCCTCACTGTTGAAGAATCACTCAACAGTGTGTACCGCCAAGGAAGGGTTCAAGATAAGTCCATTGGCCCTTTAGAGATAAAGATAGTGGAGAGTGGCACATTTGACAAGCTTATGGACTATGCGCTCAGCCAGGGTGCTTCAATAAACCAGTACAAAGCACCCCGCTGCGTGAAATACGCTCCCATTATCAAGCTCTTGAACTTGAGGGTGGTTGCAAATTATTTCAGTCCAAAATGCCCGAAATGGGTTCCGGGTCATAAGCAGTGGTGCACTTAA